Within Kiloniellales bacterium, the genomic segment CCGGTAGGGGTTGATCGAGCGGTCGAAGGGGATATCGGGCGACTTGTTGGTGGCGATGATCTCGCGGCTCGCGTCGGGCGAGATCAGCGTATCGGCCCGCGGCTCCGGCTCGTCCTGGTCCCAGCCGCCCTCCCAGCCGTCCGCCGTCCTGACCCTCTGGTGGGGCTCGTAGCGGCCGGCCTGGTTGCTGACCGCCCCGCGGCCCTTGACCGCCTTGTCCGGGATCGCCTCGTCCATGGCCGAAGTCTAGGCCATCGATGCGAACAAAACAAGAACATACGCTGGTCTGCCTGGAATCTCTGGTAGCAAACGGCAAGTCGGTGACCTACCATCAGAGGCATATTGATGACGTAATTGTTTCAACGGGGAAATGGCATTATGGCAAGCAAGCGTGCTTTCTTCCTGTTCGGTTGCGCCCTGGCGGGCCTGGGGCTCGGCGCCTGCGGGCCTGATCCCTATACCCTGGAACGCATCGACTATGACGGCGACCAACGGCCCGCAGCGATCATGCTGGGCGACCCCCAGGTCTACTCGCGCGAGACCCTGATCAACGACCGTCGAAGCGAGGTCGAATTCTTGGAGCAGCTGCTCAAGGAAACGGAGATCAATGCGGAAGAACTGAAAACCAAGACTCCGGATTTCAGAACGAAGTTCCAGCCGCAGGTCCTCAGCGAGATCCGCTCGATCGAGGCCCTCTCGACCGCTCTGGGCGTCACCTTCGATCCCAGCCAGGGCGCGGACGCGCAGCGCCGGTCGCGCATCGCCGACCTGGAAACCGAGCTCGCCGCGAAGAACCTGGAGATCGAGATCGCGCGGCGGGAAAAGATCCTGGAAGGCGTCCAAGCGGCACCGGCACCCACGGAAACGATCGATCCCAAGACCGATACCGAGGCGAAACCGTCAAAAGACACCGCGAAGGGCAACCTGGACGCAAAGGGTCAGATCCCAAAACTGCGAGCTCGGCTCGACGAACTGCAGAAGGTGCTCCTCGATCTGCAGAAGGAATCGGCACCGGCGGTGCGAAAAACCGCCGCCTCTCCCAACCCGCGGGACCTCTTCTTCGACATCCAGGCCTATCGCTCCGAACTGCGCTCGGCCCTTAACGCCGCGCGGCTGGACGACCGCCACGACGACATCGGAAACGCGCTGATCCGGCTTCAGTTCGACGCGACGGTCCTTCCGGGTCATCACCCGAACCGGCAATGGGGTGCCACGCTTATTACCATCAAGGAGCCGAAGCTCGACAGGTACAAGCTCCAGCAGCTCTACTTCTCTTGGCTCTCCTACGCCGCGTCACGGCTGCACCTCCGGACACGCGAACCAAAACAAGAGACAGATCGCGAGCTGTTCGACGTGAAGTTCGACGCGAACTACTACTCTTTGCTGGTATCCACGGGCCTTTTTGAGATCGTTCCGATATTTTTCGACATCGATCACAAACTGGGCACCTATCGAGGCGACAAGTGCCTCGAGAGCAGCAAGCCACTCAGTATGCCAGGTTGTGTCGCCCTTTATCTGCCCGTCCCGATAGGCCTCGCCAGTGACATCAAGGGCTATTTCATCAATCCAAGAGCCAAGTTGACCCGTGATGCCTGCAAGGCAATCGATGTCGCGCTGCAAGGCGCGGCCCACGGCATCAGGGCCAACGAACTCGACACAACCTTCGGCGTAAAGGCCTTCATCATCGATTTCATTCTGCTGCTCCAGAATGATCGAAACCTTTCTGAAGCGTGCAAAAAACGACTGCCGGCCTCGCGGGACGGCCTCTGTCGTGAGGGCGACTTCGGCGGTGATTGCTTTAATCCAGAAGCGAAGCACAACAACAGGAACGTCTGCGAGTTCGAAGCCTGGGAGCGGCCGACCTACCTCTTCGCCTGCCTTGTCTCGGGAAGTGCTCGAAGGGGCACGACACCGAGTGTCGGGATCTACGAGGTCGGCCCGGCCGAGCTGGTTGAGCGCCGCTCCGCCGTGGCCAGCGCGGCGCAGTCTTTCGAAACCGCGGTTGCGCTGGCGGCCGCGCTACCTAGTTCCGGCGTCGGGGTCGACGCCGGCTTGGGCTACATGCGCTCGGTATCCGGCAAGGTCGACGCGTTGGAGCGCCTCCCTCTGGTCATCGGATTCGCCAACAAGACCAAGAAGGACCATAACGCGACCGGCCCGTCCCAGAACGTACAATTCGGCTGGCTGTTCGGCCCCCGCATGGAGGTCAACGAGAAGAGGCAGATCATCGAGCTGGTGCACCGACCCGCCCGCTTCGACGTGGTCGCTGATATCTCGGCACCGGCCTGGTGGCCTTCGATCGACCTTACCGTCGAGACGGCCTGGGTCGGAAACTGGAATCTCGGTGAAGATGTCTTCGCGTCCTGTAAGGACGAACCCGCCTGCAGGCCAAACAGCCGCGAGATCACCGTGCCTCTGCCGACCTCGATCGAAGCGTTCAACGGGTTGACCGAGTTCGTCTTGAGCGCCAGGGGGCGCATCCTGGCCAATCAGCCGACGATCGCCCAGATCCATCCCTCGACCCTCTCGGCCTGCGCTGAAGAGGTCCAGTTTGTGATCGAGGGCTCCAACCTCTGGCGCACACCCCAGGTCTATCTGGGCGGGCAGCTGCTTGAACAACCCCGTGTCCTTCCAAACATGCGGGGCATCAGCGCGAAAGTCGACATCGGCAAGTACTTCGCCCTGAGCACGTCTCAGAACGCGGATGGCGCGGGCATCACCGAACTCGAGATGACCGTCGCGACCCGGGACGGGGTCGCTACCAGCGAGGTTTTTATCACGGGCGCCCGAACCGGTGAGAAGACCTGCGAGTCCGCAACGCCAGGCGCGGAGGCAACCAGCCTCCTGAAAAGGCCCGCCAAGGCATCGAAGCCGCAGGAGCCGGCGAAATCGGATCCGCCGAAGGACATCGCGATCGCACCCACGAGCCTGTCCGCTTGCCAGGACCAGGCCGCGCTCGTGGTTACCGGCGAGAACCTGCCGGTGAAGAACGCCAATGCCAACGTCGTGCTGGGCGGCATTGTCGGTAAAGTCGATGAGGCAACAGCCAAATCAACCGGTATCACCGTGACATTTCCTGGCAAACTGGCGCCGTTCAAGGACACCGGCCAAGCCGAAATGGTTTTCCAATCCGGCGGCGTCGTGACGACACAGATGATCGAAATCAAGCCCTGTCCGTAGTGAGAACCCGGATCTACGTGATTCGGCGGCAATAGGAATCTGTCTCTTCGATCTCGTGGCGGCGCCGTGGTAAAGAGCGGCCGATGACACCGGCCCCGAAGATCTCCGTCCTGATTCCAGCCCTCGACGCCGAAGAGGGCCTTCCCGCCGTGCTCGACTCGCTCGAGCCGGGCCGACGCGAGGGACTGGTCGCCGAGGTCCTGCTGTGCGACGGCGGCTCCAAGGACCAGACCGCGCGGGTCGCGCGGGACCGGGGCGCGCGGGTGCTCTCCGCAGGGCGGGCCAACCGGGGCCGGCAGCTCGCCACCGCCGCCGCGGCCGCCGGCACGGACTGGCTGCTGTTTCTCCACGCCGACACGCGTCTCGCAGCGGGATGGGCCGGCGCGGCGCAGCGTTTCATGGCCGTGCCGCGGAACGAGCGGCGCGCCGGCTACTTCCGCCTGGTGCTCGACGACCCGGCGCCCCAGGCGCGCCGGGTCGAGGCCGTCGCCAACTGGCGGGCGCGCAGACTGGGCCTGCCCTACGGCGACCAGGGACTGCTGATCGCCAAGAGCCTCTACGGCAGCCTCGGCGGCTACCGCCCCCTGGCGCTCATGGAGGACGTGGATTTCGCGCGCCGCCTCGGGCGCCGGCGTCTGATCATGCTGGAGGGCGAAGCGATCACTTCGGCGGCGCGCTACCGCAAGGGCGGCTGGCTGCTGCGCCCCTTGCGCAACCTCAGTATCCTGCTGCTCTACTTCGCCGGGCTGCCGCCGGCCTGGCTGAAGCGGCTCTACGGATGAGCCTCCAGAACCACCTGGTGGTCTTCGCCCGCGCGCCCCGGCTCGGCCGGGTCAAGCGGCGCCTCGCCCGGGACCTGGGCCCGGTCGCGGCCCTGCGCTTTCACCGCCTGACCACCGCCGGCCTGCTGCGCCGCGTCGCGCGCAGCCCGAACTGGACCACCTGGCTGGCCGTGACGCCCGACCGGGAGGCCGGCCGGCCGCGCGGACTCTGGGCGACGCCGGCCCGCCTGCTGGCCCAGGGCCGCGGCGACCTGGGCCGGCGCATGGGACGCGTCTTCCAGGCCCTGCCGCCCGGGCCGGTGGTGATCGTCGGCACCGACATCCCGGAGATCTCCGGCGCCCATGTGGCCCAGGCCTTCGCCGCGCTCGGCCGCAACGACTGGGTGTTCGGCCCCGCCAGCGATGGCGGCTACTGGCTGATCGGCGCGCGCCGGCGGCCCAGGCTCGCCCTGCCGTTTCGCGGCGTGCGCTGGGGCGGCCCCCACGCCCTGTCCGATACGCTGGCCGGGCTCGGTGGGCAGCGGGTCGCCTTCCTGGAGGAACTGGACGACGTCGACACCGCCGCCGACCTGGCCCGGCTCAGCCCAGGACCGAGAAGCTGCTCTCGGGATTGATCGTGCGCCGCCGGCTGTAGAAGCCGACGTCGATGGTCCGGTCGGTGTAGGGCATGTGGAACTGCACCGGCTCGGCGTCGTGATCCCGGCCGGCCTCGACCTGCTCGATCAGCGCCGCCATCATCGCGCCCGCGGGCGGCGCGTTCTTGAACTGGTTGCCGCT encodes:
- a CDS encoding radical SAM protein; this encodes MDEAIPDKAVKGRGAVSNQAGRYEPHQRVRTADGWEGGWDQDEPEPRADTLISPDASREIIATNKSPDIPFDRSINPYR
- a CDS encoding TIGR04283 family arsenosugar biosynthesis glycosyltransferase; translation: MTPAPKISVLIPALDAEEGLPAVLDSLEPGRREGLVAEVLLCDGGSKDQTARVARDRGARVLSAGRANRGRQLATAAAAAGTDWLLFLHADTRLAAGWAGAAQRFMAVPRNERRAGYFRLVLDDPAPQARRVEAVANWRARRLGLPYGDQGLLIAKSLYGSLGGYRPLALMEDVDFARRLGRRRLIMLEGEAITSAARYRKGGWLLRPLRNLSILLLYFAGLPPAWLKRLYG
- a CDS encoding TIGR04282 family arsenosugar biosynthesis glycosyltransferase: MSLQNHLVVFARAPRLGRVKRRLARDLGPVAALRFHRLTTAGLLRRVARSPNWTTWLAVTPDREAGRPRGLWATPARLLAQGRGDLGRRMGRVFQALPPGPVVIVGTDIPEISGAHVAQAFAALGRNDWVFGPASDGGYWLIGARRRPRLALPFRGVRWGGPHALSDTLAGLGGQRVAFLEELDDVDTAADLARLSPGPRSCSRD